One window from the genome of Mycolicibacterium gadium encodes:
- a CDS encoding RsmB/NOP family class I SAM-dependent RNA methyltransferase produces MTRPRHNKRPTRRKPLDPARRAAFDVLRAVSEKDAYANLALPAMLRDRGITGRDAAFATELTYGTCRTRGLLDAIIAAAAGRSPDNIDPVLLDLLRLGTYQLMRTRVEPHAAVSTTVEQAGVEFDSARAGFVNGVLRTIAGRDEASWVSELAPDVTTDPIGHAAFVHAHPRWIAQAFADALGAEAGQLNTLLSSDDERPVVHLAARPGVLTAAQLAEQVDGTVGRYSPYAVYLSGGDPGRLAAIRDGAALVQDEGSQLVARALTRAELDGPDTKRWLDLCSGPGGKTALLAALADGGRVTAVEPAERRAELVEQNTAGLPVDVLRVDGRDPGLDPNFDRVLVDAPCTGLGALRRRPEARWRRVPGDVPQLAKLQRELLASAIRLTRPGGVVLYATCSPHLAETVGVVADALRRHPVTALDTRPLFAPVDDLGAGPYVQLWPHRHGTDAMFAAALKVG; encoded by the coding sequence ATGACCAGGCCTCGACATAACAAGCGCCCTACGCGCCGTAAGCCGCTCGACCCGGCCCGTCGCGCCGCGTTCGACGTTCTTCGCGCGGTGTCGGAGAAGGATGCCTACGCAAACCTTGCGCTCCCCGCTATGTTGCGCGACCGCGGAATCACGGGGCGGGACGCCGCCTTCGCGACCGAGCTCACGTACGGCACCTGTCGCACCCGCGGCCTACTCGACGCGATCATCGCTGCGGCAGCGGGACGATCCCCGGACAATATCGATCCGGTGTTGCTGGATCTGCTGCGCCTAGGCACCTACCAGCTCATGCGAACCCGCGTCGAACCGCACGCGGCGGTGTCGACCACGGTCGAACAAGCTGGTGTCGAATTCGATTCAGCACGAGCAGGTTTCGTCAACGGTGTGCTGCGCACGATCGCGGGCCGCGACGAGGCGAGCTGGGTGAGCGAGCTGGCCCCTGACGTCACCACCGATCCCATCGGTCATGCGGCATTCGTGCACGCGCATCCCCGCTGGATCGCGCAGGCCTTCGCCGACGCGCTCGGCGCCGAAGCCGGACAGCTGAACACACTGTTGAGCAGCGACGACGAACGGCCTGTTGTCCATCTGGCCGCACGCCCGGGGGTGCTGACCGCGGCGCAGCTGGCCGAGCAGGTCGACGGTACCGTCGGCCGCTACTCGCCGTATGCGGTGTACCTGTCGGGCGGCGATCCGGGCCGGCTCGCCGCGATCCGAGACGGTGCCGCGCTCGTTCAGGACGAGGGCAGCCAACTGGTCGCCCGCGCCCTGACACGTGCCGAGCTGGACGGCCCGGACACCAAACGCTGGCTGGACCTGTGTTCCGGGCCCGGCGGCAAGACGGCGCTGCTGGCGGCGCTTGCCGACGGTGGCCGGGTGACCGCGGTCGAACCGGCCGAACGCCGCGCCGAACTCGTCGAGCAGAACACCGCGGGGCTGCCGGTCGATGTGCTTCGCGTTGACGGCCGGGATCCGGGGCTGGATCCCAACTTCGATCGGGTGCTGGTCGATGCACCCTGCACCGGGCTGGGCGCGCTGCGGCGCAGGCCCGAGGCGCGCTGGCGTCGGGTGCCCGGCGACGTCCCGCAGTTGGCCAAATTGCAGCGCGAGCTGCTGGCCTCGGCGATCCGGCTCACCCGGCCGGGCGGTGTGGTGCTGTATGCGACCTGCTCGCCGCATCTCGCCGAGACAGTGGGCGTCGTCGCCGATGCGCTGCGTCGTCATCCGGTGACAGCGCTGGACACCCGGCCGCTCTTCGCGCCGGTCGACGACCTCGGTGCCGGGCCGTACGTGCAGTTGTGGCCGCACCGGCACGGCACCGATGCGATGTTCGCGGCGGCGCTCAAAGTAGGGTGA
- the fmt gene encoding methionyl-tRNA formyltransferase: MRLVFAGTPEPAVPSLARLVESPRHEVVAVLTRPDAAAGRRGKPSPSPVARFAMDHDIPVLQPTKPNSEEFVEELAVLAPECCAVVAYGALLREGLLAVPKHGWINLHFSLLPAWRGAAPVQAAIAAGDTLTGATTFQIEPALDSGPVYGVVTETVRPTDTAGELLERLSISGAALLATTLDGIADGSLTAVPQPSDGITIAPKITVEEARVRWDLPAHVVERRIRAVTPNPGAWTMIGDLRVKVGPVSVEQSADTLPPGAIRVERKGVHIGTGSQPVALGVVQAPGKKPMNAADWVRGARLDENTRAQ; encoded by the coding sequence GTGCGTCTTGTCTTCGCAGGCACCCCCGAGCCCGCCGTGCCATCGTTGGCGCGGCTCGTGGAATCGCCGCGCCACGAGGTCGTCGCTGTGCTGACCCGCCCCGACGCCGCGGCCGGCAGGCGCGGCAAACCGTCACCGTCGCCGGTGGCACGATTCGCCATGGACCACGACATCCCCGTGCTGCAGCCGACCAAGCCCAACTCCGAGGAGTTCGTCGAAGAGTTGGCCGTGCTGGCACCCGAGTGCTGCGCGGTGGTCGCATACGGCGCTCTGCTGCGCGAGGGACTGCTCGCTGTGCCCAAGCATGGCTGGATCAACCTGCATTTCTCGCTGCTGCCGGCCTGGCGCGGTGCGGCCCCCGTGCAAGCAGCCATCGCCGCCGGCGACACCTTGACGGGCGCCACCACCTTTCAGATCGAACCCGCGCTCGACTCGGGACCGGTGTACGGCGTGGTCACCGAAACCGTCCGACCCACCGACACTGCGGGGGAACTGCTTGAACGGCTGTCGATCTCGGGTGCGGCGTTGTTGGCCACAACCCTGGACGGCATCGCCGACGGATCGCTGACGGCCGTGCCGCAACCGTCCGACGGCATCACCATCGCGCCCAAGATCACCGTCGAGGAGGCCCGGGTGCGATGGGACCTGCCCGCGCACGTCGTCGAGCGCCGTATCCGCGCGGTTACGCCGAACCCCGGCGCGTGGACCATGATCGGGGATCTGCGAGTGAAGGTCGGGCCCGTCAGCGTCGAGCAGTCCGCGGACACGCTGCCACCCGGGGCAATCCGAGTCGAACGTAAGGGCGTGCACATCGGCACCGGCTCGCAGCCCGTCGCGCTCGGTGTCGTCCAGGCCCCGGGAAAGAAGCCGATGAATGCCGCGGACTGGGTCCGCGGGGCACGCCTCGACGAAAACACGCGGGCCCAATGA
- a CDS encoding LemA family protein → MVRLLLVVVLVLALSALIIFVLGYNKIRSAHVRVAEALSGIDVELTRRASLIPSLVHTVQTFAVHEKGILDHVTNARAALTSATSGPSVAQRSAAEKDLDFALAPLLALGQSYPQLNSSNNFLNLQDNLADTENKLAFARQYYNDSVATLNGLITTIPWMFVAPLTGVGEQEYYQTPR, encoded by the coding sequence ATGGTGAGGTTGCTGCTCGTCGTCGTGCTGGTGCTGGCGCTGTCGGCACTGATCATCTTCGTGTTGGGCTACAACAAGATCCGCTCGGCGCACGTACGGGTGGCCGAAGCCCTCTCCGGCATCGACGTCGAGCTGACCCGGCGGGCGTCGCTCATACCGAGCCTCGTGCACACGGTGCAAACGTTCGCGGTCCACGAAAAGGGCATTCTCGACCACGTCACCAACGCTCGCGCCGCGCTGACGTCGGCGACGAGCGGCCCGTCGGTAGCCCAGCGCAGCGCCGCCGAGAAGGATCTGGATTTCGCGCTGGCGCCGCTGCTGGCGCTCGGCCAGAGCTATCCGCAGCTCAACTCGTCGAACAACTTCCTGAACCTGCAGGACAACCTGGCCGACACCGAGAACAAGCTGGCCTTCGCGCGTCAGTACTACAACGATTCGGTGGCCACCCTGAACGGGTTGATCACCACCATCCCCTGGATGTTCGTTGCGCCGCTGACCGGTGTTGGTGAGCAGGAGTACTACCAGACGCCTCGCTGA
- a CDS encoding DUF2207 domain-containing protein, with protein MRRFFLMLIPLALIAVGVLWPVVFRPSSEASDADDPVVFSNYDVDLIVSAGGRLDAVETITAEFPGGRHGLFKYWAVDNQNDPGVRQVPEITSILVDGEPAPYQMLWEGGERFRVAKIGDPDEYLSYGTHVFEIRYNIDGVLDPGTTGADMKFADSTGNDSMSPSVFFWNVIAQAWNNEIDRAEISVTLPGDVGRAQCSVGFGIGRACDDLTVSGNRIELSASNLAPRTPVTLRAGVDVPTPPRNEVPWSFAWDRVLGQSVGGVLWVLALTVAGALGAILYYRTTVEPSPGFPLQYGPPPGLGPVQTEYIRTESVPKSGLTATLFYLADRGLIHMRQVNDKQWNIRSKAADWDAWAGIDPVSVAVAKALNVQGPGREFEAKQTATAGKKLSKAKTDMAEEVQKWAFDNGLMVKRKKELWVRTANAIAFILMLCAFFRWGFPTTMWALPFAAFFLFSSASWKDGVGTRRTEAGRELWSRAGGFHRMLTTDSSEARFDFGARKDLYMAYVPFAVAAGAAALWARKYETTTGTVAPQPDWYDSPSQRSSGFVGGSGGPDFDSFESALSSSIGAYTASQSSSSSGGSSSGSFSSGGGGGGGGGGGGGSW; from the coding sequence GTGCGTCGCTTCTTTCTGATGCTTATTCCGTTGGCGCTCATCGCCGTTGGGGTGCTGTGGCCGGTCGTGTTCCGCCCGTCGTCGGAGGCGTCTGACGCCGACGACCCGGTGGTCTTCAGCAACTACGACGTGGATCTCATCGTCAGTGCCGGCGGGCGCCTCGACGCGGTGGAGACGATCACCGCCGAATTTCCCGGCGGTCGGCACGGGCTTTTCAAGTACTGGGCGGTCGACAACCAGAACGATCCGGGGGTGCGGCAGGTCCCGGAGATCACATCGATCCTGGTCGACGGCGAACCGGCGCCCTACCAGATGCTCTGGGAAGGCGGCGAGCGGTTCCGCGTGGCGAAGATCGGCGATCCGGACGAGTACCTCAGCTACGGCACGCATGTCTTCGAGATCCGCTACAACATCGACGGTGTCCTCGATCCGGGGACAACCGGCGCCGACATGAAGTTCGCCGACTCCACCGGCAACGACTCGATGTCACCGTCCGTGTTCTTCTGGAACGTCATCGCGCAGGCGTGGAACAACGAGATCGATCGTGCAGAGATCTCAGTGACCCTGCCCGGCGACGTCGGACGCGCCCAGTGCTCCGTCGGCTTCGGCATCGGCCGCGCCTGCGACGATCTGACCGTCAGCGGCAACAGGATCGAGTTGTCGGCGTCGAACCTGGCGCCGCGGACCCCGGTGACGCTGCGCGCCGGCGTCGACGTACCGACCCCGCCTCGCAACGAGGTGCCGTGGTCCTTCGCCTGGGATCGCGTCCTCGGCCAGTCGGTGGGCGGCGTGCTGTGGGTGCTCGCGCTCACCGTCGCGGGCGCACTCGGCGCAATCCTGTACTACCGCACCACCGTTGAGCCCTCGCCCGGGTTCCCGCTGCAATATGGGCCGCCGCCCGGACTGGGTCCGGTGCAAACCGAATACATCCGCACCGAAAGCGTGCCGAAGAGCGGCCTGACCGCCACGCTGTTCTATCTCGCCGACCGCGGTCTGATCCACATGCGGCAGGTCAACGACAAACAGTGGAACATCCGCAGCAAGGCCGCGGACTGGGACGCGTGGGCAGGCATCGATCCGGTCAGCGTCGCGGTCGCAAAGGCGCTCAACGTGCAGGGCCCCGGCCGGGAGTTCGAGGCCAAGCAGACCGCCACAGCGGGCAAGAAGCTCAGCAAGGCCAAGACGGACATGGCTGAGGAGGTTCAGAAGTGGGCCTTCGACAACGGGCTGATGGTCAAGCGCAAGAAGGAACTGTGGGTGCGCACCGCCAACGCGATCGCCTTCATTCTCATGCTGTGCGCCTTCTTCCGCTGGGGCTTTCCGACCACGATGTGGGCGCTGCCGTTCGCGGCGTTCTTCCTGTTCTCCTCGGCGTCCTGGAAGGACGGTGTGGGTACCAGGCGAACCGAGGCCGGCCGCGAACTTTGGTCGCGCGCAGGCGGATTCCACCGCATGCTGACCACCGACTCGTCCGAGGCGCGGTTCGACTTCGGGGCGCGCAAGGATCTCTACATGGCCTACGTGCCGTTCGCGGTGGCCGCCGGCGCCGCGGCGTTGTGGGCGAGGAAATACGAGACGACGACGGGTACCGTTGCACCGCAACCCGATTGGTATGACTCGCCCTCGCAGAGGAGCTCCGGCTTTGTCGGAGGCTCCGGTGGCCCGGACTTCGACAGCTTCGAGTCCGCGTTGTCGTCGTCGATCGGTGCATACACTGCGTCGCAGTCGTCGTCCTCCAGCGGGGGCAGCAGTAGCGGCAGCTTCAGCTCCGGTGGCGGCGGTGGAGGCGGCGGTGGAGGAGGAGGCGGATCATGGTGA
- a CDS encoding primosomal protein N' — protein MTERNSPARPGATRQPAEHEPIARVLPMLSVPHLDREFDYLVAAEQSDDAQPGVRVRVRFHGRLVDAFVLERRSETDHVGKLGWLDRVVSAEPVLTPDVRRLADAVAARYGGTRADVLRLAVPPRHANVEKQLPPQQKPLAVEPVDTTAWAAYRGGQQYLAALYDGRAARAVWQALPGESWPERLAELAAATANTGRAALIVLPDQRDVDAMHAAAIALIDEAHVVALSAGLGPAQRYRRWLSVLRGGARIVIGTRSAVFAPAANLGLVMVWDDGDDTLAEPRAPYPHAREVAMLRAHQLRCASLIGGYARTAEAQALVRTGWAHDLVATRQEVRSRSPHVIAIEDSGFAQERDPAARTARLPTMALQAARTALTSGLPVLVQVPRRGYVPALACNRCRTIARCRHCTGPLSLPARDAAGALCKWCGREEPALRCTRCGSDAVRAVVVGARRTAEELGRAFPGVTVVTSGGDAMVAAVPAEPAVVVSTPGAEPLAAGRYGAALLLDTWALLGRQDLRASEDALRRWMAAAALVRSRADGGVVAVVAESAIPTVQALIRWDPVGHAESELASRAEVGLPPAVHMAAIDGPPDAVRAMIDTAELPDDADLLGPVDLPPGARRPPGTPPEKPVNRMLVRVPRDAGLPLAAALRRAAGVLSARRENEPVRVQIDPLHIG, from the coding sequence GTGACGGAGCGCAACAGCCCGGCTCGGCCGGGCGCCACCCGGCAGCCGGCCGAGCACGAGCCCATTGCGCGCGTGCTCCCGATGCTGTCGGTACCGCATCTCGACCGCGAATTCGACTATCTGGTCGCCGCCGAACAGTCCGACGATGCGCAACCCGGGGTGCGTGTGCGGGTGCGCTTCCACGGCCGACTGGTCGACGCATTCGTGCTCGAAAGGCGCTCGGAGACGGACCACGTCGGGAAGCTCGGCTGGCTGGACCGGGTGGTCTCCGCCGAGCCGGTGCTGACACCCGACGTGCGCAGGCTCGCCGACGCCGTCGCCGCCCGGTATGGGGGCACCCGGGCCGACGTGTTGCGGCTCGCCGTCCCACCGCGACATGCCAATGTCGAAAAGCAGCTCCCACCGCAGCAGAAGCCTTTGGCCGTCGAGCCCGTGGACACCACAGCCTGGGCCGCGTACCGCGGCGGCCAGCAGTACCTCGCCGCCCTGTACGACGGGCGCGCCGCACGCGCGGTGTGGCAGGCGCTGCCCGGGGAAAGTTGGCCCGAACGTCTTGCCGAACTGGCCGCGGCGACCGCGAACACCGGCCGTGCCGCCCTGATCGTCCTGCCCGACCAGCGCGACGTCGACGCGATGCACGCCGCGGCCATCGCCCTCATCGACGAGGCTCATGTGGTGGCGCTGTCCGCGGGTCTTGGCCCCGCACAACGCTATCGGCGATGGCTGTCGGTGTTGCGGGGTGGGGCGCGCATCGTCATCGGTACCCGCAGCGCGGTTTTCGCGCCGGCGGCGAATCTAGGGCTGGTGATGGTGTGGGACGACGGCGACGACACACTCGCCGAGCCGCGTGCGCCCTACCCGCACGCCAGAGAAGTAGCGATGCTGCGGGCTCACCAGCTGCGCTGCGCGTCGCTCATCGGAGGTTATGCGCGTACCGCCGAGGCGCAGGCGCTGGTCCGCACCGGCTGGGCGCACGATCTGGTGGCCACCCGGCAGGAGGTGCGGTCACGGTCGCCGCATGTGATAGCGATCGAGGACAGCGGTTTCGCCCAGGAACGCGATCCGGCGGCACGGACGGCGCGCCTGCCGACAATGGCGCTGCAGGCCGCGCGTACGGCGCTGACATCCGGGCTGCCCGTACTCGTTCAGGTACCCCGCCGTGGCTACGTGCCTGCGCTGGCGTGCAATCGCTGCCGCACGATCGCCCGCTGCCGGCACTGCACGGGCCCGCTGTCGCTACCCGCACGCGACGCCGCGGGCGCGTTGTGCAAGTGGTGCGGCCGGGAGGAACCGGCACTGCGCTGCACGCGCTGCGGATCCGACGCGGTGCGGGCCGTCGTCGTCGGCGCCCGTCGAACAGCCGAGGAACTGGGCCGCGCATTTCCGGGCGTCACCGTCGTGACATCCGGTGGTGACGCCATGGTCGCCGCGGTGCCTGCGGAGCCGGCCGTGGTCGTATCGACACCCGGCGCGGAACCGCTGGCCGCGGGCCGTTACGGCGCCGCCCTGCTCCTCGACACGTGGGCGTTGCTCGGACGGCAGGATCTGCGGGCTTCCGAGGACGCGTTGCGCCGCTGGATGGCCGCCGCCGCCCTCGTCCGCAGCCGTGCCGACGGCGGCGTCGTGGCGGTGGTCGCCGAATCCGCCATCCCCACCGTGCAGGCGCTGATCCGGTGGGATCCCGTCGGCCACGCCGAATCCGAGCTCGCCTCCCGCGCGGAGGTCGGGCTGCCACCCGCGGTGCACATGGCCGCGATCGACGGGCCGCCCGACGCTGTGCGCGCGATGATCGACACCGCGGAACTGCCCGACGACGCCGACCTGCTCGGGCCCGTCGACCTGCCACCCGGCGCACGTCGACCGCCCGGCACGCCGCCGGAGAAGCCGGTCAATCGGATGCTGGTGCGGGTGCCGCGCGACGCGGGACTGCCGCTCGCTGCGGCGCTGCGGCGCGCCGCAGGGGTGCTCAGTGCGCGGCGCGAGAACGAACCGGTGCGTGTGCAAATCGACCCCTTGCACATAGGGTAA
- a CDS encoding lysoplasmalogenase: MGTRYAHPRTRLLWVTAAVVGAGYGVFLIVTALRLPAGAELTGQFVLQPVVKAATAVVLAAAALTHPVARERRWLLAALLFSAAGDFFLAMPWWEPSFVLGLGAFLVAHLCFLAALLPLAARSAPRLAAAAVTVCACIALLVWFWPRLIAEGMAVPVTLYIAVLGAMVCTALMARLPTPWTALGAVCFAVSDGMIGISKFVLGNEALAVPIWWAYATSLLLITAGFFFGRAAESVPSARSATTA, encoded by the coding sequence ATGGGGACACGGTACGCACACCCGCGAACCAGGCTTCTGTGGGTAACGGCCGCGGTCGTCGGCGCCGGTTACGGCGTGTTTCTGATCGTGACGGCGCTTCGATTGCCGGCCGGCGCCGAGCTGACCGGACAGTTCGTGCTGCAGCCCGTGGTCAAGGCGGCGACGGCGGTGGTGCTCGCCGCCGCCGCGCTGACGCATCCCGTCGCTCGCGAACGCCGATGGCTGCTGGCCGCGCTGCTGTTCTCGGCGGCGGGCGACTTCTTCTTGGCGATGCCGTGGTGGGAGCCGTCGTTCGTGCTCGGCCTCGGCGCGTTCCTCGTCGCGCACCTGTGCTTCCTGGCCGCGCTCCTCCCGCTGGCGGCGCGGTCGGCTCCGCGGCTGGCGGCCGCGGCCGTAACGGTGTGCGCCTGCATCGCCTTGTTGGTGTGGTTCTGGCCGCGGCTGATCGCCGAGGGGATGGCCGTACCGGTGACGCTGTACATCGCCGTGCTCGGCGCCATGGTGTGCACGGCGCTGATGGCCCGGCTGCCGACGCCGTGGACCGCGCTCGGCGCGGTGTGCTTCGCGGTGTCCGACGGCATGATCGGCATCTCCAAGTTCGTGCTCGGTAACGAGGCCCTCGCTGTGCCGATCTGGTGGGCGTACGCGACCTCGCTGCTGCTCATCACCGCGGGCTTCTTCTTTGGTCGTGCGGCAGAGTCGGTGCCGTCGGCGCGGTCTGCTACCACTGCATAG
- a CDS encoding alpha/beta hydrolase, whose amino-acid sequence MSVSEDKPAVDAILQKVMESVPFQLTTDGGVEEARQRFRDIPRAEVYPEVRSEDRVIVGPAGPIPIRIYRPAADSATPLPVVVFIHGGGWSVGDLDTYDGFARRHVVGADTIVVSVDYRLAPEHPYPAAVDDAWAATQWVADNAAALGGDPDRLAVAGDSAGGNLSAVVAQLARDAGGPRIRFQLLWYPATTFDTSLPSFTENANAPILDVDGCKGSTRWYLGDLDVSDMPATLAPARAEDLSGLPPAYIAVAGHDPLRDDGTRYGELLAAAGVPVEVHNAETLVHGYAGYDGVVPAATDAVERALCSLRSALHVG is encoded by the coding sequence ATGTCTGTCTCTGAGGACAAACCGGCCGTCGACGCCATCCTGCAGAAGGTAATGGAATCCGTGCCGTTTCAGTTGACAACCGACGGAGGTGTCGAAGAAGCGCGCCAACGTTTCCGCGATATCCCCCGCGCGGAGGTCTACCCGGAGGTGCGCAGCGAGGACCGCGTCATCGTCGGGCCCGCAGGCCCGATCCCGATCCGCATCTACCGGCCGGCCGCCGACAGTGCCACCCCGCTACCGGTGGTGGTGTTCATCCACGGCGGCGGGTGGTCGGTCGGCGACCTGGACACCTACGACGGCTTCGCCCGTCGTCACGTCGTCGGTGCGGACACGATCGTCGTCTCAGTCGACTACCGGCTGGCGCCCGAGCATCCCTACCCCGCCGCCGTCGACGATGCGTGGGCCGCCACCCAGTGGGTCGCCGACAACGCGGCCGCTTTGGGTGGCGATCCCGATCGGCTGGCTGTCGCCGGCGACTCCGCGGGCGGCAACCTGTCCGCGGTGGTCGCTCAGCTGGCGCGCGACGCGGGCGGGCCACGAATTCGGTTTCAGCTGTTGTGGTATCCGGCGACAACCTTCGACACCTCGTTGCCGTCGTTCACCGAGAATGCGAATGCGCCGATCCTCGATGTCGACGGGTGCAAAGGGTCCACGCGTTGGTATCTCGGGGATCTCGACGTCTCCGATATGCCCGCGACGTTGGCGCCCGCGCGCGCGGAGGATCTCTCCGGTCTTCCGCCGGCCTACATCGCCGTCGCGGGCCACGACCCGCTGCGCGACGACGGCACGCGGTATGGCGAACTGCTGGCCGCTGCCGGGGTGCCCGTCGAAGTGCACAATGCGGAGACGCTGGTGCACGGCTACGCCGGGTACGACGGCGTGGTACCCGCCGCCACGGACGCCGTCGAGCGCGCGCTGTGTTCGCTTCGGAGCGCGTTACACGTGGGGTGA
- a CDS encoding flavin-containing monooxygenase, which produces MTVPRYDTVIVGAGFSGIGTAIKLDKSRMGNYLVIEAGDGPGGTWYWNTYPGIAVDIPSFSYQFSFEKSPNWTRTYAPGRELKAYAEHCVDKYGLRRKIRFNTKVLGATFDDHDNLWRVHLDTGESVTARFLVNASGVLITPNMPDIDGVDSFAGVTMHTARWDHEQNLTGKRVAIIGTGASAVQVIPEIAPIVERLTVFQRTPIWCLPKPDVPLSPRTRRLMRLPGGPTVQRLLSQAYVELTFTLPAQYFTLNPMAKNMSQFGKSYLRKQVHDPEVRDKLTPRYAVGCKRPGFHNTYLSTFNRDNVELVTEPIDKITGSGVATVDGETRDVDVLILATGFKVMDVEDNPTYPVTGAGGLSWSEHFSERRLQSYEGVAVPGFPNFFTVFGPYGYVGNSYFSLIETQTHHIVRCLKQARRKRANRVEVKHEANDRYFAEMMRKRHRQIFWQDTCKDARSYYFDKNGDVPLRSASTLQTYWRARRFPLTDYEFSA; this is translated from the coding sequence ATGACAGTGCCCCGGTACGACACCGTCATCGTCGGCGCCGGTTTCTCCGGCATCGGCACCGCGATCAAACTCGACAAGTCCCGGATGGGCAATTATCTGGTGATCGAAGCGGGTGACGGGCCGGGTGGGACTTGGTACTGGAACACGTATCCCGGTATTGCCGTGGACATTCCATCGTTCTCCTACCAGTTCTCCTTCGAGAAGAGCCCGAACTGGACACGGACCTACGCGCCGGGACGGGAATTGAAGGCCTACGCCGAGCACTGCGTTGACAAATATGGCCTACGCCGCAAGATCCGATTCAACACCAAGGTGCTCGGCGCGACCTTCGACGACCACGACAACCTGTGGCGCGTACATCTCGACACCGGCGAGTCGGTGACCGCCAGATTCCTCGTCAACGCCAGCGGCGTGCTGATCACCCCCAATATGCCCGACATCGACGGTGTCGACTCGTTCGCCGGCGTGACGATGCACACCGCACGCTGGGATCACGAGCAGAACCTCACCGGTAAGCGTGTCGCCATCATCGGGACCGGCGCGTCCGCCGTGCAGGTCATCCCCGAGATCGCGCCAATCGTGGAGCGCCTGACGGTGTTTCAGCGCACCCCGATCTGGTGCCTCCCCAAGCCTGACGTGCCGCTGTCGCCCAGGACCCGGCGTCTGATGCGACTCCCCGGTGGCCCGACGGTGCAGCGTCTGCTCAGCCAGGCGTACGTCGAGCTGACCTTCACGTTGCCCGCGCAGTACTTCACCCTCAACCCGATGGCCAAGAACATGTCGCAGTTCGGGAAGTCGTATCTGCGCAAGCAAGTCCACGACCCGGAGGTGCGTGACAAGCTCACCCCGCGCTACGCCGTCGGCTGCAAGCGCCCGGGCTTTCACAACACGTATCTGTCGACGTTCAACCGGGACAACGTCGAGCTGGTGACCGAGCCGATCGACAAGATCACCGGGTCAGGCGTGGCGACGGTCGACGGTGAGACCCGAGACGTCGACGTGCTGATCCTGGCGACCGGGTTCAAGGTGATGGACGTCGAGGACAATCCGACCTACCCGGTGACCGGGGCCGGCGGCCTCTCGTGGAGCGAGCATTTCAGCGAGCGGCGCCTGCAATCGTATGAAGGCGTCGCCGTGCCCGGTTTCCCGAACTTCTTCACGGTGTTCGGCCCGTACGGGTATGTCGGGAACTCATACTTCTCGCTGATCGAGACCCAGACACACCACATCGTGCGCTGCCTGAAACAGGCTCGCAGAAAGCGCGCCAACCGCGTAGAGGTCAAACACGAGGCCAACGACCGCTACTTCGCCGAGATGATGCGCAAGCGTCACCGGCAGATCTTCTGGCAGGACACGTGCAAGGACGCCAGGAGCTACTACTTCGACAAGAACGGTGATGTGCCGCTGCGATCGGCCAGCACACTCCAGACATATTGGCGCGCTCGCCGCTTCCCGCTCACCGATTACGAGTTCAGCGCTTAG
- a CDS encoding cupin domain-containing protein: protein MQSLTFEGIPVAVNGEGVDFRSQPVGEMSIAWVKLGAGADLRPALAGLPGDMCQCPHWGYMLSGQLRMHTSSGEQTYNAGEAFYWAAGHAPEAVTDCEYIDFSPTEELQTVLRHVTGG from the coding sequence ATGCAGAGTTTGACGTTCGAAGGCATCCCGGTTGCCGTCAACGGGGAGGGCGTGGACTTTCGCAGCCAACCAGTAGGCGAGATGTCCATCGCGTGGGTGAAGCTCGGCGCCGGTGCGGACCTGCGGCCGGCGCTGGCGGGACTGCCCGGCGACATGTGCCAGTGCCCGCACTGGGGTTACATGCTGAGCGGGCAGCTTCGCATGCACACGAGCAGCGGTGAGCAGACCTACAACGCGGGTGAGGCGTTCTACTGGGCCGCCGGGCACGCGCCGGAGGCCGTCACCGACTGCGAGTACATCGACTTCTCGCCGACCGAAGAACTACAGACGGTCCTGCGCCACGTCACCGGCGGCTAG